Within the Terriglobales bacterium genome, the region GAAGCCCAGCCTGCTTTGAAAGACGCGGCGAGCCCGCCTGCGGCTCCCGCTTCCGAGACTAAGAGCGAAGGCCCGGAGCTGGAGACCATCCGGAAGCGGGTGGACGAGGTGAACGTGGTGTTCACGGTCACCGACAAGCGCAAGCGCTTCGTGAAGAACCTGTCGGAGTTCGACTTCAAGGTGATGGACGACGGGCGGCCGCCGCAATCGCTGGTCCACTTCCGCCGGGAGACCGACCTGCCGCTGCGGGTGGCGCTGCTAGTGGACGCCTCCAGTTCCGTCCGCGAGCGTTTCAAATTCGAGCAGGAGGCCTCTATCGAGTTCTTCAGCCAGATCATCCGGCGGAAGTTCGACAAGGCCATGGTGGTGGGCTTCGACAGCACGTCGGAGGTGACGCAGGACTTCACCGACCAGACCGAGCTATTGGGAAAAGGGGTGCAGATGCTGCGGCCAGGCGGGGGCACGGCGCTGTACGACGCGCTCTACTTCGCCTGCCGGGACAAGCTGGCCAAGACCGACGCGGGGCTGACGGTGCGGCGGGCGGTCGTGCTGCTCTCCGACGGCGAGGACAACCAGAGCCACTCCACGCGCGAGGAAGCCATCGAGATGGCGCTGCGCGCCGAGGTGGTGGTGTACGCCATCAGCACCAACGTCAGCAGCGGCGCGCGCCCCG harbors:
- a CDS encoding VWA domain-containing protein, which encodes MKVSCILLLLSAAALAAPALAQNELPSAPSAVKQPPPPAPPPPTPQPDPSKANAPAGSKTEAQPALKDAASPPAAPASETKSEGPELETIRKRVDEVNVVFTVTDKRKRFVKNLSEFDFKVMDDGRPPQSLVHFRRETDLPLRVALLVDASSSVRERFKFEQEASIEFFSQIIRRKFDKAMVVGFDSTSEVTQDFTDQTELLGKGVQMLRPGGGTALYDALYFACRDKLAKTDAGLTVRRAVVLLSDGEDNQSHSTREEAIEMALRAEVVVYAISTNVSSGARPGDKELERIAEATGGRVFFPFHIEDVANYFSEIQDELRSQYAIAYKPAAFAFDGRFRTIDISTLDKKFKVRSRKGYYAPAQ